The genomic region tacgcgtCCATAGCTTCCACCTAACGGATATTCAATGAATTAGTATACTTATTTGATTGATTCAAACACAATATAGCATTTGCATAAACCTCTTTTAGTTAGTGTATACAAATTTGATGTAACGTTTTGTTCTTTGTATCTTTGCAGTGGACCGCCTAGTTATACCCCCTTCGACGTCAGCATGATCGAACTAGACTTCATCAAGACAAGGACCAAGTCTCAAATCAAGCGCATCAACTCCCTCAAGCTCAAATACATGGACTGGTTTTCCAGAAAAAGCCAGACATTCTTAGACAGCATAAAACTTACACAAATTCTATCCCAAAAACTTGTTCCCTCCGAAATTCAAGCAATGGAAGACTTTAAAAAGATTCACGCGATGTCGCGTCGGTTTCCTAGAAACGGGACACCACGTGACACGAATCCGGGCAAAATGGACGACTTCTACATGTTTTGGCTGACAATGGTGGATCTTAAGGAAGAAACAGACGATCTTTATGAAGGTCTGTGTAAATACTGTGAAGGAGTTACAAGGCTTCGACAGCCGTTTATAAAAGACGAGATCGATTCTATGAAGGAAAAACTTGATGACGGATTCTCGAAAGAATTCGTCTTTACTGGAATAAGTAATGAGAGAGACAATTTGTTCACGTACAAAGTGGCGGCATTTGATCATACTTTTCATGGAATCTTAAATTTCATCCCCTATCTTATGACCCTATCTGTTCGAATGCTTGCGATGTTTGGGAAAATTCATTTAGAAAAGGAGTAAACGGTTTGCAGTAAGAATTTCATACACGTGATGCTCATTAACGTAACGTTATAAAAACGTTCAGTGCTGGTCAGAAGCGTTTTTTTCTGTGATTGCAGTATTGCTTTTGTcgttacttatttattttgttctctTTGCTGTAAAAGAATTCATTGTgcttattatttactttttaatttattcattaaaaatcgTGCCCATTTTCTTGGACTTAATGTGTTATACACTTATCTGGAGTTCATGCAAACACACAAAATGGAAGTGTATATTTTTACGGCACCGTATCAGCCAAAGGTGATCGTTACATAGCTTGGACACTAAAACATGGCCgttcagtcctttgatattgtttaaaaagtaacaatatgacatttcaatacaattataagatttttacttgaaaaaaatatattataatgatatcTGATCTTTTTTGAAATAGTACCAATTTTGATTGCTTACATAGcaggggcgggtccaggatTTTGGGTTAGGGGGGCGTAACTTTTAATCACTCTAAAGGTTGCACTAGCAGATCCAGGGGCATACCTATAGTTCTAATATCATAACGAGGTTTCTATTAGGACGACTAAATggcttatataattatatattatatataatataacaggaaattaattgactgatgtgtttgtttgtatgggTTTTACGGCGCATCAACATGATCATGTTATATAGTGCCGAATTATTACAGTAAGGGAAGACGGGAACGTTTAAATTGCGTGCACTCTGTGTTGTGTACGAGTACATCTCAAAAGGCAATGTTGTATAAAGATACGCGAGCGAAGCGAGCgaagaaaaaataggaaaatatagtatattttattgtttccataccAAAGAACATGTAAGCTCCGGgaattttaggggggggggggggcgtgcgccgggggcgccccccccccccctggatccgctagtgcatAGCCACTGtacatgttacaatgcatgtattttaaaaggAATACTGCAAGTGATAGGCATCGCTTGTCATATATAAACccagtttcatttgaatatcttgaatggtttggagttatggccaagaATTACGAATGAGATGACAGCTTTTTGTAAGACAAGGGAAGTAACTAGTGTTGAACTTACGTCATGTTCAATAGTTGTTACCAATAATGCTATTTCATGTGCATGTGACTGCAAGTCATTGAAGTCGCAAGACCGAAACGTTTAAAGTAAAATCGCATGATGTAATAATAAGTTAAGTGCCAATGGATTAGCCGCATTTAATTCCATTCACCGTCCCTAGTTGTTGTGTCAAGGTTTCTTTAACTGTCAACGGTTTAACATTGTGACCCCGCTAAGTGTGCCACTATTATGACCACTGGACTCCTGCATCTGACAGTGAACACAATGTCTATACTGCATCCATTATATAAAGAAGATTGAGGATTTCGTTTCAGCAATCACATTGACACTCATTGCCTGTTTAAGAAAAGAACAAcgcaatacatgtacatgtatattcaaattTTTATTGCAGCATGATATTTAACAAGCAAAGAACATCACATCTGATGTTTAATCattaacagaaaa from Mya arenaria isolate MELC-2E11 chromosome 3, ASM2691426v1 harbors:
- the LOC128228763 gene encoding uncharacterized protein LOC128228763, which translates into the protein MELRNGTDSKMDIPKLDLGSTITGRLNGRQSVSSELGRYSVASNYSSAGMDLTYRDYFGPPSYTPFDVSMIELDFIKTRTKSQIKRINSLKLKYMDWFSRKSQTFLDSIKLTQILSQKLVPSEIQAMEDFKKIHAMSRRFPRNGTPRDTNPGKMDDFYMFWLTMVDLKEETDDLYEGLCKYCEGVTRLRQPFIKDEIDSMKEKLDDGFSKEFVFTGISNERDNLFTYKVAAFDHTFHGILNFIPYLMTLSVRMLAMFGKIHLEKE